CGCATGTTAAAATGACACGGTCTCCTAAATTACACTTTGACCATTCAtttgctttatattatattatttatgcttataaacttataatcattggatagTGTAATTTCTTATAAATCTAATCATATAAGGTTTGTATTATAATATTTAAAAATTATTAGCCTAATTATttgtcaaagtttttaaagtttgaatcttgatataCGTGTGCGCCAGATAAAATGGACCGGAGGTAGTAAATGGTAGGGAAGCAGAGTTTTCCAAAAGGGGTTGACCATAATAACACGACaattttatgaaaaccatggTTCTATAATGTGTGTTTGTCATAGTTATGAAAACCGCGGTTCTATAATGTGATTTATGACTTTATGATCTTAGCTTATTAGGTTGATTCTACTATTCTCATATGTAGATTTTATGATTTTACGATCATACGATCATATTAGTTACGGTCCTATCATAGCACCATTAAAGTTTCGATCTGATTTAGGATCAAGATTTTGACAACCTTGGTGTCTATAGTAGCTAGACCAAGGAGAGGATGGCGTCAAGCTCTGGTGCATCCACTACACACTGCATTGTAGACATGGTGATTCCCTCAAGGTTTGGAGAAAACTAGGAGAATTGTTTTTGCCCATGCTATGCATTTCGGTTTTATCTACATTCCAATTTGGTGTGACAAGTCTAGCTATTTATTTCCTAAAAGTATTTGTTTTAAGTTGCATTTAGTCAAACTATCTAGACATACTTTTCAAAATAAGGAAATTCTTGGAATTTCGATATCGTGTTTGCATTGTTTCATCGTAAAGGTGATCCTTTTATTGTTAATAATCTTatactttttttatataattccTATTATATTGGTTTATGCGATTGATTTCATATACTAACATCATTTGTATATTAAGAGCAACTCTTAGGACATATTTGgaaattatttcaaaatttcaaaacTAAACTATGCTTAGTAATTGTTCATGTTTCTTTCCTTTGAAAATATTTCATCTTCTAAAACCAAGAGAGTCAATTTTAAAGTTACATACTAACATCATCTGTATGTTATTAAGAGAAAGTCTTAGGATGTATATAGAAATTACTTCTAAAAGGTCTTTTACTAAATTATGCTTAGTAATTGTTCATGTTTTTTTCCTTTAGAACTATTTCATCTTCTAAAACCAAGAGAGGCATTTTAAAAGTTACAATAACATTCAAATAACTTTTCGGACGTTCAAAATTCATGGGTGGATacttgaatctatttttatataCTTTTTAATTCATCAatcgatgatgaggacatcacttctttagtGTACCTACTAATCCTCTAACCATTATGTAAGGTTCGATGATCCGAGCTCTGAATACGCTGTTTAGTTTAGGGACCGACCCCGTCCGGCATTCGCACGTCAGGCATGGGTTCATCCGACGATTTCCAGACGGACAAGTAGGTGCGGTGGATATACTAGCGGAGGCTACAATCTCGTGACGGACAGGTTGGTTCTCTTCGTCAAACCAAACAACATTTTAGGTTCGGACACAGGGAGCGTGTTCGGCTGGCCAGAATCTGCTGGCTACAGTTTTTAGCTAGAGtagcgtttttctctcacaaaatttctatataaacagtgttttcagcaTAAACAGTAACTTTTAAGTCTAGCCGAACACTGTTAGGATTGGATGATTCCTGGCCGTGACATTGTGTGAACCAAATACACTGTAAATTTAGagatgagctcgttcttaagcgattatTTCTATACTTTTAAGAATagattactacctaatgatgttatcttgcttaggaacattggagagcatCACGAGAAACGTGGAGGAAGGAGTGGAGGCGGAGAAGACCATCGAGGACATCCAACACAAGCGGGAGGCCTGATCCAACTCGacttcgagtctgcctcagccttCAGGACTAACCTGTAATAAAACAGACACCTAGGACACATACAGACTCTATTTTTGGCAATCCACTTATGGGTggaaaagataatttcataagctaactAATGGCTTTTGTTTGAGGTCCAAATTCTACCGGAGTCAACGGaaatcgtcgaaataagtcagcgtccagaatctgtcaggtgTTACGTCACcgcttttggtccgttgggccatgTACCGtctttgagcccattaggggggcgCGTTTAGGGGAGGCGACTACTCTTAGACCTTATAATCAGTCGTCACCGCCATCGTTAGGTTTTGGTTTTTGCTTAGATCATTCTATCATTGACAGCCGCCGACTATCGGTTTGTGGAACCCCACTTTGAGAACTTAGGCATACATCTGTAGTTGTCCCATACTTTGAGCTGCGTACTTTcgagttcttgcttgtgttcttcgtttcgCAGGCAGAGATTGACCTTCTCGGCAAGGTCAACCGGATTAGTGACACAGTTGATAACCATAGgtgttgtggtgctaagattgcagggttcgggtctttaGATCTGAAGCTAGATCGATGTGTCATACTCCACCAAAACGATAGTTATCGTCACCTGATGAAAGATCGGGATTTTCCGTACGGTACCGCCCAAGTCCTAGCTTGCTGGTTTTCTTTCtcctattttgtttttgtttcatTTTTTCTATTTAATAACTTTAAATATAGTAGAAGATTGTGGAAACATCATCAGAACTATTAAATAAAATTGTGGATCAATCGGAAATCACAAGGTTTTATTTATGGATCACCACTTAGTTATTATTGGCAGTTGTTGTTTTCTCTATCCTACTTTTGGAAGCCATAATAGTAAAGTCTAGTCCTATGTAGTAAATTAAACTTCATTGCACATCAAGTTCAAAATGGTCATATAACTTTTATTTATTGTTGTTTATAGGATTCAAACATCCTAGTTGTTGAGGCCGTTTGGTGCCAGCTCTAATTAAAACAACTTCAGCTACGACTTCTACGATGAAATAGCTTTTTCTAGCTCCAACTTCAATAATTAGAAAAACAATTGGCAAAATAACTTCTCCTAGTAGATAAAATGCATGAAATGCCCATTATGCTCTtctatttttctctcttttttctttcctttttcttcctttaTTCAATAAACACAGGAATTTTATATAATTACACAAAAATCAGTTTATTTTCACTGGAAAACATATAAATAGATTTTTTTGAAgtgttccaaacagggcctaaattcGATTTCGAGAATGCAGGCAGGGAGTAAAGAGCCAATTGCATTTTTTACCATCAGGGAGATGAAAACAGCCTTAGGGTCTCTGCAATGAATTgaaaatatataataaaatagCGCAATTCTAGGACGTAATCACTGCCTTTCCGCGACCCCTCAACAGATAAGCTTATTATAATCGCACAATGGAAACGATTTTGCACATACAAAGTACGAACAATCCAAAAGGGGTCCCCCAAAGTCCATCCATCGGTCTTTCCGTCTCCACAAGCTTCTTCATCTTCTCCGTCCTCCTCTCTCCCTTACCGCTTTCTTGACCCTCTCTTTCTCCCCCCCACCCCGACGGAAAAGAAAGCTGCGAGCTTTCTCTCTCTACCccagggagaaggggaaggaaggcaGCTGGCACAGTCTATCGGCGTCGGGGGCCGGCAACTGACTAGGATCGAGAACTCGGGTTCTTGGAGGGAGGGCGGCCGGTCCATGGCGCAGCGGGGCGAGCTGGGGCGGCAGCTCCCGCTGAGAGGCCCCCTCAAAGCCCTAGAGGCAGACATCCACCACGCTAACGCCATGTAAGCATCTTTACCTCTCACCCCGCCCTGGATTGTGCACTATTTTGGGCATTTCTCGCCTCCGGTTGTGCCTTGGATTAGATTTTTCTTACGACCATGCGCGCTGAAATTGGGGAAAGTGCCCAGTTTGGAAAGGCCGTAATTTGTCGACTCCCAGCGTAGGGTGGTAATTTTGTAAATTCACTCCAATTAATCAACGAAGAGAGTAATTTAGGGAGTTCACCTGCGGTTATGCTAGGAATTTGGGAAAAACGCAATCGGTATGTTGGCCAGCCATAATCCATTGCATTCCTGAAGAATGCTGCTTTGGCGTAACGATTTTTCTccccttaggccttgtttggatgcgcatgtattatCGCAATTCACATGTGttaagtggattggagtggaattgaactaaattccattccattccactccaacacggATTGAGGTGAAtatacatgcatccaaacaaggccttatgtGTGTTTCAATGCTGCTGTGATGATTGGTTAGGTTGGACGGTTTCAACTTACTGCTGGTTTGCAAATTCCAGGGCGGATGCAGTTCAGAGGAATTATGGTGGAGCATGTGTGCAGATGAGGCTATCGTTCAGCTCCCTGGCTCCATTCTTTTTGTACTTCATCCAATGGCTGGACTGCGGCTGCTGTTATGCTCTTCCCAGCTATTTGGGACTGTTTCATATTCTCATATGCAAGGTAAAACTGCAATATGGAGTTTTGGAATTTGGGCCTCTTATATTTGTTTCTCTGTACAGGAGGCCTGGGTTTCAGGCATTAAAATCTTTATGTTTTGTTTACGCAGGTTTATGCTGATGGAGATAGCTCAGTGTCAACATATGAAAGGCGGGCAAGCCTTAGGGAATTCTATGGTAATCTCTAGCCTATATGGGCATTTTGTAACCTCCACATCAATCTACTTTGGACTTGAATTCTCATAAGCTTCTTGCATTGCAGCAATTATTTATCCTATTCTGCAGCAGCTTGAGAGTACTTTGATCGAGAGGGATCTGAAGGGGAAGGGTCGATGCAAAGATATAGTGAGTAGGAGAAGGATGGAGGATTGGAAAAAGCTTTCTGGTAAGGATCTGGAAAGGGAGGATGAATGTGGGatttgcatggaggcatgcacCAAGATGGTCCTGCCTAATTGCAGCCATGCAATGTGCATAAAGTGCTATAGAGACTGGTAATTACCTTTCATAATTTTTATAATCTGTATGTGAATTTGAACTGGCTTATGCAATTTGGATACGGATTCTGAGTCTAATAATAGGGCTACATTTTAGTTATTTAATATGTAGTCAATAAATTAATACAATGTATGTCCATGTGTTGCTATAACTTTTGTTTCCTTCTATTGGTAGCTTTGCTTAATGTTATCTTGTTGTTGGTATAGGTATAAGAGATCAGAGTCTTGCCCTTTCTGCCGAGGAAGCCTCAAAAGAATCCGCTCAAGAGACCTTTGGGTGCTTACAAATTACAATGATGTCATTGACCCAGCACATTTAGAAAGAGAAAACGTGAGGCATTTCTATAGTTATATTGACAGCTTGCCCCTAATACTTCCTGATAGTATTTTCTTTTTCTATTATGATTATCTACTATAAAGTGGAAGCAACATACATCAAATGTGTAAATTGTGAAAGCAGATGAAATTCATAGATGAATTGCCCTCACTTCACTTTGACCACATGCATGTGTATTTACTCACAGGGTACTAATGTACATGAATAAAATAGTTAGGAGATATTCGTTATATTGTCAAGTGAATGCCTTTTCAATTCTTTCTACCGTGCCCACATCATGGTAGATAAAAAATCTCTTAATTCAGATCCCTATCTCATTTTTTTTTCTAGGCTTCTGTGAATGAAGCTACCCCATTTTCTGCTCATTTTCAATAACGTATTGTTTTAATTGTATCAAGAAAGTGCATCCTGACATGAACAGTTTTTTTTAGCCAAGCATTAATTATTGACACAGGTTATTACATTTTATCATTTTGAAATATACCAAGTGTTTATTTGGAATTACAAGAGCAGATAAAGGTAAACTCGGGTTGTTATCAAATTGATTGGACTGAATGAAGAAACAACTGTGTATCTCTGTTTATATATATTCAGTCATACTTCCTAGGTCCTAGCACTTGAGACAGGTCATGGCACGAGAAGTTAAATGTCTTGTGTACAGTACTGACAAAATCCTCTGCTAGAAATGACGCAGCTGTGCATCTGCGATGCGATCTGGTTTAACGAAATGTATGGATACGGTCAGATTTGTGGCAATTTAACATTTTCTTCAGGAACTGTGTTTT
Above is a genomic segment from Miscanthus floridulus cultivar M001 chromosome 3, ASM1932011v1, whole genome shotgun sequence containing:
- the LOC136545753 gene encoding E3 ubiquitin-protein ligase AIRP2-like: MAQRGELGRQLPLRGPLKALEADIHHANAMADAVQRNYGGACVQMRLSFSSLAPFFLYFIQWLDCGCCYALPSYLGLFHILICKVYADGDSSVSTYERRASLREFYAIIYPILQQLESTLIERDLKGKGRCKDIVSRRRMEDWKKLSGKDLEREDECGICMEACTKMVLPNCSHAMCIKCYRDWYKRSESCPFCRGSLKRIRSRDLWVLTNYNDVIDPAHLERENVRHFYSYIDSLPLILPDSIFFFYYDYLL